One window from the genome of Anguilla rostrata isolate EN2019 chromosome 5, ASM1855537v3, whole genome shotgun sequence encodes:
- the LOC135255257 gene encoding transmembrane gamma-carboxyglutamic acid protein 4-like yields the protein MLFIYLFLCALLCGFTVCEPTRGLTPREDPSGEVFVEEEAANKFLGRHLLFNRFDFEIFTPGNLERECIEEVCNYEEAREVFENIPQTDAFWKHYTEDHKSRPSRVDVTALLIGLLAAAISIVVIALLTWFVCQRKYKKNRTRRAPARRGSSAPLSRVPETTEIPMQPIDRPTVPEPGLPTYEQAMTNVGPHDAAPPPYPGSRRGSRPR from the exons atgcttttcatttatttattcttatgtGCACTTCTTTGTGGATTCACTGTATGTGAACCTACAAGAGGGTTGACTCCGAGAGAGGACCCATCGGGTGAAG TTTTTGTGGAGGAGGAAGCTGCAAATAAATTCCTAGGACGCCACCTGTTGTTCAACAGATTTGACTTCGAAATATTCACTCCCGGTAATTTGGAAAGGGAGTGCATTGAGGAAGTCTGCAACTATGAGGAAGCACGCGAggtttttgaaaacattccacaaaca GACGCTTTCTGGAAACACTACACAGAGG ACCATAAAAGTCGTCCATCGAGAGTTGATGTTACAGCTCTACTCATTGGCCTCTTAGCGGCTGCGATCTCAATTGTCGTCATAGCCCTGCTGACTTGGTTCGTCTGTCaaagaaagtacaaaaaaaacaggacgaGAAG GGCCCCTGCGCGGCGAGGAAGCTCCGCCCCGTTATCCAGAGTTCCAGAGACAACAGAGATTCCCATGCAACCCATAGACCGGCCCACCGTGCCTGAGCCCGGCCTCCCCACCTATGAGCAGGCAATGACCAACGTTGGGCCGCACGACGCCGCCCCTCCACCATATCCAGG ATCAAGACGAGGAAGCAGGCCCCGGTAG